TCAGACTTTTTGTCAACAATTAAAGATAAGTTGAAGATTGGACAATTAAACCTTACAGATGCTGAATATATGTTTTTGGAAGATAGAGTTATAACAGACCATCATAAAGAAATTGAAAAGTTACCATATATCTTTAAGGACCCTCATAAACTAGATAAGAAGACAGACCTTAAGAAGCTTCAGTTTGGTTCAAAAATTGATAAACACAGTGGCGAAAGAGAGGCCTACTATTCTGTCGCAAGAGTGATCAGCCCAGTGTTTGTGAAGCTTAACAATGATTTGGTTGTTCGTCTTATCGGAGTAAAAGAAAAAAAGTCTGCTATTGGACAGGCTATAAAATTCCTGCTCGAAAAAACAAAGGGGCAGAAAGTGTTTATGAAGTTTGATGAGCAGAAGTATGATAAGCAAAACAACATGCTTTGCTATCTGTACCTGAGAAACAAGACCTTCATTAATGCTCATATTGTCAAAGAGGGGTTAGTTGATGTAGATGTTGATTTTCATTTTAAATACAGGGATAAATTTCTTAAGCTGAGATCGCAAAATGGCTAAAGAGTGGATACTCAACACCGCTGGGAATATGTTTCCAAAAAGGGAGTTATATATATAATTCCATAATAATTTAAATAAAAACATAAAGGAGAATACAGATGCAGAGAACGCTTTCAATAGTCAAGCCGGACGGTGTTAAGAAAAACCTGATAGGGGAAGTGATCGGAAGATTTGAAAAACAGGGCTTTAAAATAGTTGCTCTGAAGATGATTCACATGTCTAAAAAAGAGGCGGAGGGGTTTTATATAGTGCACAAAGCCAGGCCGTTTTATGGTGAATTAACAGCTTTTATGTCTGAGGGACCTGTGGTTGTTATGGTAGTTGAGGGAGATAAGGTTATAGAGAAAGTGCGTGAGTTAATGGGAGCAACCAATCCAAAAGATGCCGCACCTAATACAATCAGGGCAGATTTTGCCTCAGATGTTGAGAGAAACATAGTACATGGTTCAGATTCGGCTGAGTCGGCCTCTTTTGAAATTCCGTATTTCTTTTCCACCCTTGAGATAGCGGGTTAACAGAGATGTTCAACTCTGCTGATAAACCGTCAAAGCAACGACAGGAAAGACTCAGGGGGGCAAGCCCTCTTGTGAGAGAGAGTTGTAAATGGAGAATGAAACTCTTCTCTTACATATCTTTCATCATTATTTTAGCAACAGCGGTTTTGAGCTACGCTGAGACGGAAGTGACACGTGCGTACTCCACAGTTGAGGAACAGAAGTCTGTAGCCCTTACAGTTTATAACGTCAACCTGGGGCTAGTTAAAGAACAACGGGTATTAAAACTACCAACCGGCAGGGTGCTGTTAAGTTATATGGATGTAGCCGCTGAGATAATCCCGCAAAGTGTAAGCATTCATACCCCCTCAGGTGAGAAGGTTCTTTCCGTGCTGGAGCAGAATTATGAATATGACCTCCTTACACCTCAGAAGCTCATTGATAAGTATGTCGGCAAAGAGGTTAAGCTCTACTATAAAAACTACTACACCGACAAGGATGAGGTAGTGAAGGCCACAGTGCTTTCAAATAACGGCGGCGTGCCTGTGTATAGAATTGGGGATGAGATAACCTATGGTCATCCGGGCCGGATAATCTTTCCGAAACTGCCTGAAAATCTTATAGCCAAACCTACCCTTCAGTGGCTGTTAAATAATGATGGAGCCTCAGGCCAAAAGGTAGAGGTTACATATCTGACAAACGGTATAACCTGGCGTGCCGACTACGTGCTGCTGTTAAACGAAAAAGACAACCATGCCGGCTTAACCGGCTGGGTAACTATTGACAACAGAAGCGGCACCGACTATAACCATGCAAAGTTAAAACTCGTTGCAGGGGATGTTAACCGTGTAACGGACACGGCGCGCAGAGATGCGCTTGCTTATAAGGCGGCGGCAGCCCATGCCGAATCAGCCACTGTTTCATTTAAAGAGGAGGGATTGTTTGAGTACCACATCTATACTCTTAACACACCATCAACCATAAAGAACAATCAGATCAAGCAGATACGCCTTTTAAAGGAAGATAACCTTAGCGTACATAAGGATTTTGTTTTCCGTGGACAGCCTCATTATTTTAGAAATCTGTACAAAGATGCGCTTCCTAAAGATAAAATAGGGGTCTATATTGAAATAGATAACCGCAAGGAAAATAATCTTGGAATTCCCATCCCCAAGGGCACTGTGAGGGTTTATAAGGCTGACAGTGACGGCAGCCGTCAGTTTATCGGAGAGGACTCGATAGATCACTCACCTAAAGACGAAAAGATCAGAGTAAAAATGGGGGATGCCTTTGACATAACCGGAGTGCGTAAGCAGACCAACTGGAAAAAACTTGAGTGGGATACATATGAGGCTTCATTTGAGATAATTTTAAAAAACCATAAGAAGGAAGACGTCAGGGTACGTGTTCTTGAACCTGTTGTCGGGCAGTGGAAAGTCCTGAATAATTCCCACAATTATAAAAAAGCGGAAAGCAATCTTTTGGAGTTTGCGATAGAGGTCCCCAAAGACGGTGAGGTTAAGTTAAATTATACTGTCACTATGAGATTTTAGGGGGCAGGTAGCAACGGACAGCAAAGACTTGTGGTATTGTTGTGAAAATATTTGCGTCTTTGCCTGTCTGAAGACTACTTGGTATGGGGCATAGTGTAGTAGCTTATTCCAATTCTAATTCATTTGTCTAACTTTGTTGGCTTCGTCACAAGCTCCTCTACGTACAAAACAGTACGTCTGTGTCGCTTGTTCCTTGCCGCCTCGTTATACTTTTGAATTAGAATTGGAATTATCTAAAAATTTATACGTTGTCTTTCCACAACCAGAGGTCTTTTTCGTACCTGCATGTATATCCATCCGACATACTCACCAATTATACCAATCAAAATCAATTGTATAGACATAAAAAGGAAAAGCCCTATAACCACCGGTGCTATCCCTACACTAAAGGAATTCCAGTAAAGCAATTTGTAAACAAAGTAAAACAGAGCCACAACTAAACTACCCGTAGCCCCAAAAATGCCTAAAAAAGTGGTAATTCGCAGAGGCAACTTTGAGTGGGCTGTTATACCGGAAAGTGCAATATTAATCAGGGCAAATATATTTTCTTTGGATTTCCCCCTCTCCCTCTTGCGATGAATGTACTCTATCACAGCCGGTTCAAACCCCGTCTCCGCCACCATACCCCTGAAATACGGAATGTGGTCATCCATTTGCCGCAAAATTTCTATTACCGTTCTGTCGTATAATCCAAATCCTGTAAAAGAGTTGTATAACCTGGTTTCTGAGATTAACGCCAACAATTTATAGTAGCAATTTCTGATAAAAACCATAATGCGGGACTCTCGCCGCTCAGTCATCACCCCTATTACCATCTTGTACCCCTCTTCCCATTTCTTTATGAATTGAAGAATCATCTCGGGCGGGTCCTGTAAATCGGCTACCAGAATTATTACGGCATCTCCGGTTGTCTGCATTATTCCATGAAAACATGACCTGGATGAACCAAAGTTTCTGGTATTAACTATTACTTTTACTCTCTTGTCAGACTCAGCTATCTTCTTAAGTTCACCTACTGTCCCGTCTGTGGAGGCATTGTCTATAAATATGTGCTCATAAGTATAATCCGGCAGAGTGTCAAAAATACCCTTTACCTGAGTATAAAGCTCCCAAACATTTTCCTCCTCATTTAAACAAGGCGTCAGTATGCTTATAAGTTTCATTTTTTTCTCATCCGCTAAGCGCTCTATTATAAAATATGACGGTATCCGGCGTCAATTTTTATGGAACAACTGTTCAATCTCCGGTTAAACTCCTCAAAATATGCTCCGATTCCCGTTTGACGGCATCCATAGAACTTAGTGCAGACTTATAACCTATAGCAGCCGCATTGTTATAGGTTGAAAAGTAAATATTTTTAGCTCCGGTTGCACTAACCTGACACAACGAGGAACCGGTTTCATACTTTAATCCATATTTCTGTGAAAAATACTCAAGAATCTCTGACTTTTGTACAGGCTTTGCGCTGATTACATCCAATGCTTTATTTATTCTCCCAACTGCCATACATCTTAGTATTAATGCGAAAAGGTCCTCAGGGGCAACGTAATCGCGGACAATGTCCACAGTGTCTGTAACTAAAACCTTTTTATTCAAAACACAGTTCAGCACATCGGTTATAAAATAGCCGTCCTTGAGGTCAATAAACCTGCTGAAATAGGAAAATACCCTGAGATCAACTATGTTGAGGTTTTCAAAAGATCTGTGCTTACACTCAGTGTAGAGTTTAACAATACCATAGTAATCCCCCGGGGCAATACGATTGATACGGATACAGTACATAGTGTTTTCCTCCGAGGGTGTCGAAAAATTACCATAAACAGCCCCGCTGCTGAAATTAATATAAACAGCATCGGGAGCTCTGTCACGTAAATACTCAATTACCATATTGTCATATTGCTCGGTAATCATAAACCACTTAGTGTAATCACCCTGGAGCTTGCCCTGAGTTCCCACACCAACACAGTTTATTACAACATCATATGAACATTTTGTGAAATCACTATAACCCTCATGAATGATATAGTCCGGCTCAGCTGATTTTCCTGTAGCGTCAAGAAAGCGGCGGACTCTCTCGGATGAGCTTGTATAAAGGTGTAAAAAAAACTCTCCTCTGTGAAGACTAAGAAAACTGTGTATCAGTCCCTTTGCAATGTGTGAGGTGCCGCCCAGTATTGCAATTTCTGCTTTTTTCATTGACCGCTGCCTGTATTATAATAATTCTTTTATGGTTTTGATTATGTCGGCGGCATCAGGATAGTAGGCCTCCTCAAGCAGCCCGGATGCAGGGGTTGGCACATCAGGAAAGTTAACTCTTTTAATCGGGGCTTTTAAGTACTTAAAAGCCTTATCGGCAACCATTGCAGCAATCTCAGCCCCTGCCCCGCCATAAGGACATGATACATCAGCAACAACCAGTCTCCCGGTTTTTTTGACGGATTCGCATATCAGCTCCTCATCCAGAGGTTTTAAGCAACGGGGGTCTATCAGCTCCACCTCTATATTTTCCGCCGATAACATCCCACAAGCCCTCA
Above is a window of Nitrospirae bacterium YQR-1 DNA encoding:
- a CDS encoding glycosyltransferase family 2 protein — protein: MKLISILTPCLNEEENVWELYTQVKGIFDTLPDYTYEHIFIDNASTDGTVGELKKIAESDKRVKVIVNTRNFGSSRSCFHGIMQTTGDAVIILVADLQDPPEMILQFIKKWEEGYKMVIGVMTERRESRIMVFIRNCYYKLLALISETRLYNSFTGFGLYDRTVIEILRQMDDHIPYFRGMVAETGFEPAVIEYIHRKRERGKSKENIFALINIALSGITAHSKLPLRITTFLGIFGATGSLVVALFYFVYKLLYWNSFSVGIAPVVIGLFLFMSIQLILIGIIGEYVGWIYMQVRKRPLVVERQRINF
- a CDS encoding DUF4139 domain-containing protein — its product is MRESCKWRMKLFSYISFIIILATAVLSYAETEVTRAYSTVEEQKSVALTVYNVNLGLVKEQRVLKLPTGRVLLSYMDVAAEIIPQSVSIHTPSGEKVLSVLEQNYEYDLLTPQKLIDKYVGKEVKLYYKNYYTDKDEVVKATVLSNNGGVPVYRIGDEITYGHPGRIIFPKLPENLIAKPTLQWLLNNDGASGQKVEVTYLTNGITWRADYVLLLNEKDNHAGLTGWVTIDNRSGTDYNHAKLKLVAGDVNRVTDTARRDALAYKAAAAHAESATVSFKEEGLFEYHIYTLNTPSTIKNNQIKQIRLLKEDNLSVHKDFVFRGQPHYFRNLYKDALPKDKIGVYIEIDNRKENNLGIPIPKGTVRVYKADSDGSRQFIGEDSIDHSPKDEKIRVKMGDAFDITGVRKQTNWKKLEWDTYEASFEIILKNHKKEDVRVRVLEPVVGQWKVLNNSHNYKKAESNLLEFAIEVPKDGEVKLNYTVTMRF
- the ndk gene encoding nucleoside-diphosphate kinase; amino-acid sequence: MQRTLSIVKPDGVKKNLIGEVIGRFEKQGFKIVALKMIHMSKKEAEGFYIVHKARPFYGELTAFMSEGPVVVMVVEGDKVIEKVRELMGATNPKDAAPNTIRADFASDVERNIVHGSDSAESASFEIPYFFSTLEIAG
- a CDS encoding NAD-dependent epimerase/dehydratase family protein, with the translated sequence MKKAEIAILGGTSHIAKGLIHSFLSLHRGEFFLHLYTSSSERVRRFLDATGKSAEPDYIIHEGYSDFTKCSYDVVINCVGVGTQGKLQGDYTKWFMITEQYDNMVIEYLRDRAPDAVYINFSSGAVYGNFSTPSEENTMYCIRINRIAPGDYYGIVKLYTECKHRSFENLNIVDLRVFSYFSRFIDLKDGYFITDVLNCVLNKKVLVTDTVDIVRDYVAPEDLFALILRCMAVGRINKALDVISAKPVQKSEILEYFSQKYGLKYETGSSLCQVSATGAKNIYFSTYNNAAAIGYKSALSSMDAVKRESEHILRSLTGD